The window GGTCCGATGCGGATCGTATCGCTTGAACCGAATTGGAACATTTGCGATCCACCTGCAATCTTCGCCTTCAGAGACAAGGGGCGGGCACCCGCTTGCTTCAGCATCTCCATCAAAGAATAAACACCCGTATCCGCAAACTTTGCCACATTGATCTTATCGGATTTGCCAAGGCTCGAATCCGGCAGCATGACGTGAAGCAAGCCTGCGATTTTCTTTTTTTCATCATATAACACGACACCGACACATGAACCGAGGCCGGATGTCCGGATGGTGTCCGGCTCCGTTACGATATTCATGTCCGCTATCCCGACGCGAACGACCTTATTCAAGACTTTCATCTCACAGCACACCTAACGAACGGAAAATGGTTATGTAGGACGATGGGTCCGGCAATAAGAAAAAGTGGCCATCCACAACCGACTTCTCGCCTGCCCCCTCTTCCATCATCTGTGTATCAATGACAATCACTTCGTCGCTGTAATGGGATACTTCGATCAGTCCGAAACTGACAATCGCCCCTACCATATCCACGCTCAGTGACGGAACGGTCGGATAGATCTTCAGGCCGGTGAAGTCAGATAGAGCGGAAAGATAGGAACCCGACAAGATATTGCCGATTTCCTGCATGGCCGAAATCCCCATTTCATTGATTGGAAATGAATTGAAATCAAACGCCTCATCTCCGATCAATCGTCGGATGAACCGATTGGCCGATTCCAGCGGAAGGACGAAAAACATACTTCCCGATAAATCGCCTTCGATCCGCAAGAAAATGCCCGCTACAATTTCCTCAGAACCTCCCGCCAAGTCAAACATTTCATCAAACGACACAAGTGCCACGTTCGGCACATGCATATCGATTTTACGTCCTAACAATTGGGACATGGAAGTGGCCGCGTGGGCCGCCCCGATATTACCAATCTCTTTCAGAACGTCCAAATGCAGATCAGTTATCTGATTTTCAGCGCTCATCCGATGACACCCTTTTAATCGGTTCGAGAACTTTATCCAAATTCAACATGACTAGAAGCCGCTTATCCACTTTAGCTACCCCGGAGATGAATTCAGATTCGATCGTGCCTACCACTTCGGGCTGCGGCTCGATGGATTGAAGCGGAATGTCCAGCACATCATTCGCCGCGTCCACAATTAGACCGACTTCGAACTCTTCCAACGACACGATGATGATTCGTGTACTATCATCCATTTCTTTCAATTCCAATCCGAAACGATCCCGTAAATCGACGATCGGCGTCACAACCCCCCGAAGGTTGATAACCCCTTTGACGTAAGATGGCGTCTTCGGCACTCGAGTGATGGAGAGCAGCTTCTCGATGGATTGGACGACATCTACCCCGATTGCATATTCCTTGTCCATCAATTGGAATACGATTACTTTCATTTCTTTTTGCTCTTGCAGTTCAACCATGCTTATGCACTCTCCCGCCTATTTGATCAATGAGTTGCAATCCACGATCAATGCAACCTGTCCATTTCCAAGAATCGTCGCACCGGAAATCGCAAAGACGCTTTGCAAATAATTCCCGAGCGATTTCAGGACGATCTCCTGCTGGCCTATGAAAGAATCGACTACCAAGCCCGCCAGCTTCTCCCCTTTGCGCACGATGACGACCGATTGGAATCCGTCCGAAGCCAACTCGTTCTCTGGTATTTCAAAAATCTCTTTCAAATTGACCAACGGTACGATATTGCCTCGGAAATCAATGACCTTCTGATTATGAGCATTCATAATATCCGTCGTTTGAATAATCGCCGTTTCAATGATCGAGGAAAGAGGGATTGCATAAACTTCCTTATCAATCTCAACAAGCATGACGGAAATGATCGACAACGTCAAAGGCAATTGCACTTGGAATAAAGAACCTTGCCCTTCCTTCGACTCGATAGAAATATAGCCGCCTAAAGATTCAATCGTATTCTTGACAACATCCAACCCAACACCGCGGCCGGACACGTCGGAAATCTTCTCTGCCGTCGAGAATCCGGAAGCTAGGATAAGTTCGGCCACTTGGCGATCGGTCATCGATTCCGACATCTCTTCAGTGACTAAGCCGTTCGAAATGGCCTTGGCCAATACCCTTTGCCGATTGACTCCCGCTCCGTCATCTTCCAGTTCGATGAACACATGATTTCCGGAATGGTAAGCGCGCAATGTCACTGTTCCCGTTTCCGGCTTTCCTTTCGCTATCCGTTCTTCCGGGCTTTCAATCCCATGATCGAGCGCATTGCGGATTAAGTGCACGAGAGGATCACCGATTTCATCGATAACGGTCCGATCAAGCTCGGTTTCCGCCCCGACAATCTCCAATGTAATTTTCTTATTCAATTCGCGGGCAAGCTGCCTGACCATTTTCGGAAACCGATTGAATACCGTTTCAACCGGAATCATCCGCATATTCAAGATAATATTCTGAAGATCGCCGGAAATACGGGTCATCCGTTCCGTTGTTTCCGTCAATTCCGGATTATGCAGTTCACTTGCAATGGACTGTAGCCTTCCCCGGTCAATGACCAATTCTTCGAATAGGTTCATTAAGATATCGAGACGATCAATATTGACTCGGATTGTTTTATTGGCATGCTGGGATGAATTCGAGCGTTTGCTCTTCTCCACGACTTGCTTCTCGACGACAGCAACTTCTTTCGGCTGTTCCGCCGCCGCTTTCACAGCGCTCTCTTCTTTTTCTCGCTTATCATGGATCAAATACTCCTGCGTGATGGCGTTGACTGTCACTGCTTCAACTTCCGATACCTTCATCACTTTTGCTTCCAAATCACTCGCTTGTTCTTTTGTCAAGAGGGCGACGGTGAATTGCTCATCAAATTCCTCGTTCTCCAGCTTGTCGACGCTTGGAACGGATTTGATGATTTCTCCCGCTTTTTCCAGGATTTCAAAGACCATGAATACCCGCGCTGCTTTCAATAGGCAGTCCTCGCGCAACCGAATCGAAATCTCATACGCACTAAAACCTTGTTCGAATGATTGTCCGATAACCGTCATTTCAAAATCGTCATAGCTCAGTGAAACGTCTCCGGTGCCGGCACTTTCTTCCTCAACGACCGCAGCAGCCGTTTCGGCAGCTACCGGTGCGCTGACTCCGCCGCCCGACTCGATGCTGTTCAAAGAACGTACCAAATCACTGACGTCCTTCTTGCCTGATCCGCCGGAAGAAATGTCCAATACCATCTCCTCCAAATAGTCGACGGCCTGGAAAACGACATCGAGTATTTCCGTCGTCACCCGGATTTTCGCATTTCGAATCGCATCGAGGACATTTTCCATTTTATGCGTCAAATCCGCGATATCTTCATATCCCATCGTGGCAGACATGCCTTTCAACGTATGGGCCGAGCGGAAAATCTCATTGACGATCCCCAGATCTTGCGGATTTTTCTCCAGTTCCAATAAATGCTCGTTACACGCTTGCAGATGCTCTCTGCTTTCTTCGATGAACATTTCCAAATACTGATTCGTATCCATCGTTACGCCCCCTTAAGACTTTAGAATTTCCATCATCGAATCCGGAATCTCTTGAACGTCCACCACTTGATCTGCCAAGTCCGCTTCTTCTATAGCCCGCGGCATTCCATAGACGACTGCTGTTTTTTCCGATTCCGATATTGTTACCGTTTTGCCATTTTTCCGGAGACGTTCCATTCCTAATTTCCCGTCATATCCCATCCCGGTCATGATGACTGTCAAATAATTCAATTCTTCATGTTTTGCCGCCGATTCTAGCAAAACATCAACGGAGGGACGATGACCTTTTCGTGGAGGTTCGCTATCATCTAGACTTATAAAATACTGAGCGCCTTGCTTGTTAAACTTCAAATGCTTTCCGCCCGGAGCAATATATGCCACTCCATCGGTGATCAACTCGCCATCTTCCGCCTCTTTCACCGTTATTTCACTTAGTCCATCCAACCGTTCTGCCAATGATTTTGTAAAACCCGGCGGCATATGCTGGACAATCAAAATCGGAAAGCCGAACGAAGCCGGCAAACGGGTAAGCACCTCTTGCAGGGCCCGAGGTCCCCCTGTCGATGTACCTATTATAACAAATGTTTTCTCGAATTTGGAAAATCTATTTTGTAAAATATGTGCCGGTTTATTGTGAAAGACCGACATATTGGTCTCTTCTACCGACTGAGACGGTTTATTGAATTCAAAAATAGGGGCTTGGGGAGGAGTTTTAACCGAAAGTTTCCTAGTCAACTGTCCAATTTGAACGCCCGATGCCGCAGCCACCTTACGTAAGATTTCATCCTTCACTTCATGAAGATTCAAGGAAATGGCGCCACCCGGTTTAGCGACAAAATCGACGGCCCCGTATTCCATTG is drawn from Sporosarcina sp. FSL W7-1349 and contains these coding sequences:
- a CDS encoding protein-glutamate methylesterase/protein-glutamine glutaminase, coding for MRKLISDYLSEHPAMEVVGTARNGKMAIEKVKELKPDVVTMDIEMPVMNGLDALKTIMATNPVPVVMLSSTTKIGAENTMLAMEYGAVDFVAKPGGAISLNLHEVKDEILRKVAAASGVQIGQLTRKLSVKTPPQAPIFEFNKPSQSVEETNMSVFHNKPAHILQNRFSKFEKTFVIIGTSTGGPRALQEVLTRLPASFGFPILIVQHMPPGFTKSLAERLDGLSEITVKEAEDGELITDGVAYIAPGGKHLKFNKQGAQYFISLDDSEPPRKGHRPSVDVLLESAAKHEELNYLTVIMTGMGYDGKLGMERLRKNGKTVTISESEKTAVVYGMPRAIEEADLADQVVDVQEIPDSMMEILKS
- a CDS encoding chemotaxis protein CheW, yielding MVELQEQKEMKVIVFQLMDKEYAIGVDVVQSIEKLLSITRVPKTPSYVKGVINLRGVVTPIVDLRDRFGLELKEMDDSTRIIIVSLEEFEVGLIVDAANDVLDIPLQSIEPQPEVVGTIESEFISGVAKVDKRLLVMLNLDKVLEPIKRVSSDER
- a CDS encoding chemotaxis protein CheD, with protein sequence MKVLNKVVRVGIADMNIVTEPDTIRTSGLGSCVGVVLYDEKKKIAGLLHVMLPDSSLGKSDKINVAKFADTGVYSLMEMLKQAGARPLSLKAKIAGGSQMFQFGSSDTIRIGPRNVEAVKKELKRLSIPLIAEDTGGSSGRTIEFDPSTSKLQVRTVNADTKEI
- a CDS encoding chemotaxis protein CheA → MDTNQYLEMFIEESREHLQACNEHLLELEKNPQDLGIVNEIFRSAHTLKGMSATMGYEDIADLTHKMENVLDAIRNAKIRVTTEILDVVFQAVDYLEEMVLDISSGGSGKKDVSDLVRSLNSIESGGGVSAPVAAETAAAVVEEESAGTGDVSLSYDDFEMTVIGQSFEQGFSAYEISIRLREDCLLKAARVFMVFEILEKAGEIIKSVPSVDKLENEEFDEQFTVALLTKEQASDLEAKVMKVSEVEAVTVNAITQEYLIHDKREKEESAVKAAAEQPKEVAVVEKQVVEKSKRSNSSQHANKTIRVNIDRLDILMNLFEELVIDRGRLQSIASELHNPELTETTERMTRISGDLQNIILNMRMIPVETVFNRFPKMVRQLARELNKKITLEIVGAETELDRTVIDEIGDPLVHLIRNALDHGIESPEERIAKGKPETGTVTLRAYHSGNHVFIELEDDGAGVNRQRVLAKAISNGLVTEEMSESMTDRQVAELILASGFSTAEKISDVSGRGVGLDVVKNTIESLGGYISIESKEGQGSLFQVQLPLTLSIISVMLVEIDKEVYAIPLSSIIETAIIQTTDIMNAHNQKVIDFRGNIVPLVNLKEIFEIPENELASDGFQSVVIVRKGEKLAGLVVDSFIGQQEIVLKSLGNYLQSVFAISGATILGNGQVALIVDCNSLIK
- a CDS encoding chemotaxis protein CheC, translated to MSAENQITDLHLDVLKEIGNIGAAHAATSMSQLLGRKIDMHVPNVALVSFDEMFDLAGGSEEIVAGIFLRIEGDLSGSMFFVLPLESANRFIRRLIGDEAFDFNSFPINEMGISAMQEIGNILSGSYLSALSDFTGLKIYPTVPSLSVDMVGAIVSFGLIEVSHYSDEVIVIDTQMMEEGAGEKSVVDGHFFLLPDPSSYITIFRSLGVL